The following coding sequences lie in one Aspergillus puulaauensis MK2 DNA, chromosome 3, nearly complete sequence genomic window:
- a CDS encoding uncharacterized protein (TransMembrane:1 (o88-107i)), whose amino-acid sequence MTQETKCRPRVSHAAASARNKITVRPARSPAPQRWAVAARACAVSVQEFEVEENIDFSVLTGRSSFCLQHPSGHPFVSFLFPFFPSPLSPSIPFLFIPVLILSHLYAPHQPDAVSRQFRFSVPELPPPGIGAKKKKKRPQAPSPGFTVPSVQSFLALVILPEAQVQFGSRLLDSWIVD is encoded by the coding sequence ATGTAGGCCTCGTGTAAGCCACGCTGCCGCATCCGCGAGAAATAAAATCACAGTCAGGCCTGCGCGATCTCCTGCGCCGCAACGTTGGGCCGTTGCTGCTCGTGCCTGCGCTGTATCCGTACAAGAGTTCGAGGTCGAAGAAAACATCGACTTCTCCGTTCTCACTGGCCGATCTTCATTCTGCCTTCAGCACCCGTCAGGCCATCCTTTCGTTTCAtttctcttccctttctttccttcccctctctccccatccattccttttcttttcattccTGTGTTGATTCTCTCTCACTTATACGCGCCGCATCAGCCGGACGCTGTGAGCAGGCAATTTCGCTTCTCTGTCCCTGAACTTCCCCCTCCAGGAATaggggcaaaaaaaaaaaaaaaaagaccgCAAGCCCCGTCACCAGGATTTACTGTCCCATCCGTTCAATCTTTTCTTGCGCTTGTCATCCTTCCAGAGGCACAGGTTCAATTCGGCAGTCGCTTGCTGGACTCGTGGATTGTCGATTGA